One window from the genome of Crateriforma spongiae encodes:
- a CDS encoding sulfatase family protein, with amino-acid sequence MNTRNRWSMKLWNFGMIVLSLTCLQMTSEVSADDGAASKRPNIIWIMAEDISTELACYGHPAVDTPNLDRLAKQGTKYENAFCTAPSCTPSRNAMITGVYQTRTDTQDQRRGGVVLPDAIKPIPHLLQDVGYFAALGCGYNKKTDLNFTTQKPLFDGKDWKEREPDQPFFAQITLYSSHRLEPHWSGGWAGIRKRSTDPVDVSKVELPPYLPDTPITRLDWAEYLDSIELVDSQVGEILQRLEDEGIADDTVVIFCGDNGRCHLRGKCWLYDGGLKVPLIIRWPEPLAEENVAVQEDLVSMIDVSATVLSVAGVELPEVLDGRPLIGSQAKQRSEIFAARDLVDEVMDHIRCVRTKQYKYIRNYTPENGYRECKYVCNHRPMWPEIQRLASEGKLTETQQLLLKERKPVEELYDVVADPHEIHNLAGNADYAATIKDLRGRLDQWLKDTDDRGLAAMKQS; translated from the coding sequence ATGAATACCCGTAACCGCTGGAGCATGAAGCTTTGGAATTTTGGAATGATTGTCCTGTCATTGACTTGTCTGCAGATGACTTCCGAAGTCTCGGCTGATGACGGTGCAGCATCCAAGCGACCGAATATCATCTGGATCATGGCCGAAGACATCAGCACGGAACTGGCCTGTTATGGTCATCCTGCGGTCGATACGCCAAACCTGGATCGACTTGCGAAGCAGGGTACCAAATACGAAAACGCATTTTGCACAGCGCCTTCGTGTACACCCTCTCGCAACGCGATGATCACTGGGGTCTATCAAACGAGAACTGATACGCAGGATCAACGCCGGGGCGGCGTCGTTTTGCCCGATGCCATCAAGCCCATCCCCCATCTGTTACAAGACGTCGGATACTTCGCGGCCTTGGGTTGTGGTTACAACAAGAAAACCGATCTGAATTTCACAACCCAAAAGCCGCTGTTCGATGGCAAGGATTGGAAGGAACGAGAACCGGATCAACCGTTCTTTGCCCAAATCACGCTTTACAGTTCGCACCGCTTGGAACCCCATTGGTCAGGAGGCTGGGCGGGCATTCGCAAGCGTTCCACCGATCCCGTCGATGTTTCCAAAGTGGAGCTGCCACCGTACTTACCCGATACGCCGATCACGCGCCTGGATTGGGCAGAGTACTTGGATTCCATTGAACTGGTCGACTCGCAAGTTGGCGAGATTCTGCAGCGGTTAGAAGACGAAGGTATCGCGGACGATACCGTGGTGATTTTCTGCGGTGACAACGGTCGTTGTCATCTTCGCGGCAAGTGCTGGCTGTACGATGGCGGTTTGAAGGTTCCGCTAATCATTCGTTGGCCCGAGCCGCTGGCTGAGGAAAATGTTGCGGTCCAGGAAGATCTGGTCAGCATGATCGATGTATCGGCGACCGTGCTCTCCGTCGCGGGCGTCGAACTGCCCGAGGTGCTCGATGGTCGACCATTGATTGGTAGCCAAGCGAAGCAGCGGTCCGAAATCTTCGCAGCACGCGACCTGGTCGACGAGGTGATGGACCACATTCGTTGCGTTCGCACCAAGCAATACAAGTACATTCGCAACTACACGCCGGAAAACGGATACCGCGAGTGCAAGTACGTTTGCAACCATCGACCAATGTGGCCCGAGATCCAGCGGTTGGCATCCGAAGGCAAACTGACCGAAACACAGCAGCTGCTTCTGAAAGAACGCAAACCAGTCGAAGAACTTTACGATGTCGTCGCGGATCCACACGAGATCCACAATTTGGCCGGCAATGCAGACTACGCGGCAACGATAAAG